A stretch of Heptranchias perlo isolate sHepPer1 chromosome 1, sHepPer1.hap1, whole genome shotgun sequence DNA encodes these proteins:
- the prmt9 gene encoding protein arginine N-methyltransferase 9 isoform X2, which yields MATPSSTTKARQEGPTEGFGRVIPLHAVVFGMAVECQEIRKHHRVCFSEVGGLYLNEAIKWYSPVSSEPCIGDAAEPYTTERMRQVPGGYTPLTDHFQAMTIDFNSPQELEGLTARKPCRLCLPVVKEGVLDAIVAWFVLQLDEDTSLSTGPDEKTCWEQAVYPVQGVLGQTVKPGDTLVVDVSCKNAYLVFHSIGIVSHEHKMEIEMNAMSDQTCNSFASEAELCDALANLQTTSEPRTTLLHCMLESSEIARLNNTQYNDHFKSALSSVLSSLMSVDSGTYFSQTIDDRSSNMNFENTNCQSSSALTSDMLCVLDVSEGFSILPLIAAKLGPVKVFSSLEKAQQQAALSTLAESNEISKDRLEFWHNYLEDDSTILQRPQSGKLWSVIILDAIEMCGLIRQGLVEKAALARCLLRPEGRLFPQCITIYGMFIESETLLQESAVQGKEPTLGFNIAPFINQFKVPVHVFLHLSTLPHVRLSEPVELLKLDLMGLVTDDLCSEVRVQVHSSGRLTAVPFWYEIYLDTEISLSTWSDTSHWKQAAFVLDNPIQVNSGDELVLKIRYHKSSISMIVNRG from the exons ATGGCAACACCTTCTTCTACCACCAAGG caagacaggaaggtcccactgAAGGATTTGGCCGTGTCATCCCATTGCATGCTGTTGTATTTGGCATGGCAGTAGAGTGTCAAGAGATCCGCAAACATCACAG AGTTTGCTTCAGTGAGGTTGGTGGGTTATATTTGAATGAAGCAATAAAATGGTACAGCCCAGTTAGCAGTGAACCCTGTATCGGTGATGCTGCTGAACCTTACACCACTGAGAGAATGAGGCAAGTTCCTGGCGGATACACGCCACTGACTGACCACTTCCAGGCCATGACCATTGATTTCAACAGTCCACAG GAATTGGAGGGGCTGACTGCCAGGAAACCTTGCCGACTTTGTCTGCCAGTAGTTAAGGAGGGTGTGCTGGACGCTATTGTAGCCTGGTTTGTTCTGCAGCTAGATGAAGATACAAGTCTCTCCACTGGCCCTGATGAAAAGACCTGTTGGGAACAGGCTGTGTATCCTGTACAGGGTGTGCTTG gcCAGACAGTAAAACCTGGTGATACTCTAGTAGTTGATGTTTCCTGCAAGAACGCATACCTGGTTTTTCACAGTATTGGTATAGTGAGCCATGAACACAAGATGGAAATTGAAATGAATGCCATGAGTGATCAGACATGTAATAGTTTTGCAAGTGAGGCTGAACTTTGTGATGCTTTGGCCAACCTTCAGACTACAAGTGAACCTAGAACGACCCTTCTACACTGTATGCTTGAATCTTCAGAAATAGCTCGTCTcaataacacacaatataatgacCATTTCAAATCTGCCTTAAGCAGTGTATTGTCTTCATTAATGTCAGTGGATAGTGGAACCTATTTCTCACAAACCATAGATGACAGGAGTTCAAATATGAATTTTGAAAATACTAACTGTCAAAGTTCTTCAGCTCTAACCTCCGACATGTTGTGCGTGTTGGATGTATCAGAGGGTTTTTCCATTTTGCCCTTGATTGCTGCCAAGTTGGGACCTGTTAAAGTTTTTAGTTCCTTAGAAAAAGCACAGCAGCAAGCTGCATTAAGCACTCTAGCAGAATCTAATGAAATTTCAAAAGATCGGTTGGAATTTTGGCATAATTATCTGGAGGATGACTCTACAATATTACAAAGGCCTCAGTCGGGCAAGCTATGGAGTGTTATTATTCTTGACGCTATCGAGATGTGTGGACTCATACGACAAGGCCTGGTAGAGAAAGCAGCTCTAGCTAG ATGTTTGCTTCGACCCGAGGGAAGGTTGTTTCCTCAGTGCATAACAATATATGGAATGTTCATAGAGTCTGAGACATTACTGCAAGAAAGTGCAGTCCAGGGAAAAGAACCCACGTTAGGGTTCAATATTGCACCTTTCATCAACCAGTTCAag GTACCTGTCCATGTATTCTTGCATTTATCTACATTGCCTCATGTCCGTTTAAGTGAGCCAGTGGAGCTATTAAAGCTGGATCTGATGGGTCTGGTCACTGATGATTTGTGCAGTGAAGTCAGG GTTCAAGTGCATTCCTCTGGACGGCTAACTGCAGTTCCATTTTGGTACGAAATTTACCTGGACACAGAAATCAGTCTGAGCACTTGGAGTGATACTTCTCATTGGAAGCAGGCTGCCTTTGTTCTGGATAATCCAATCCAAGTTAATTCAGGAGATGAACTTGTACTGAAAATTCGCTATCACAAGAGTAGTATCTCAATGATTGTAAACCGTGGGTAG
- the prmt9 gene encoding protein arginine N-methyltransferase 9 isoform X3, translating to MAVECQEIRKHHRVCFSEVGGLYLNEAIKWYSPVSSEPCIGDAAEPYTTERMRQVPGGYTPLTDHFQAMTIDFNSPQELEGLTARKPCRLCLPVVKEGVLDAIVAWFVLQLDEDTSLSTGPDEKTCWEQAVYPVQGVLGQTVKPGDTLVVDVSCKNAYLVFHSIGIVSHEHKMEIEMNAMSDQTCNSFASEAELCDALANLQTTSEPRTTLLHCMLESSEIARLNNTQYNDHFKSALSSVLSSLMSVDSGTYFSQTIDDRSSNMNFENTNCQSSSALTSDMLCVLDVSEGFSILPLIAAKLGPVKVFSSLEKAQQQAALSTLAESNEISKDRLEFWHNYLEDDSTILQRPQSGKLWSVIILDAIEMCGLIRQGLVEKAALARCLLRPEGRLFPQCITIYGMFIESETLLQESAVQGKEPTLGFNIAPFINQFKVPVHVFLHLSTLPHVRLSEPVELLKLDLMGLVTDDLCSEVRVQVHSSGRLTAVPFWYEIYLDTEISLSTWSDTSHWKQAAFVLDNPIQVNSGDELVLKIRYHKSSISMIVNRG from the exons ATGGCAGTAGAGTGTCAAGAGATCCGCAAACATCACAG AGTTTGCTTCAGTGAGGTTGGTGGGTTATATTTGAATGAAGCAATAAAATGGTACAGCCCAGTTAGCAGTGAACCCTGTATCGGTGATGCTGCTGAACCTTACACCACTGAGAGAATGAGGCAAGTTCCTGGCGGATACACGCCACTGACTGACCACTTCCAGGCCATGACCATTGATTTCAACAGTCCACAG GAATTGGAGGGGCTGACTGCCAGGAAACCTTGCCGACTTTGTCTGCCAGTAGTTAAGGAGGGTGTGCTGGACGCTATTGTAGCCTGGTTTGTTCTGCAGCTAGATGAAGATACAAGTCTCTCCACTGGCCCTGATGAAAAGACCTGTTGGGAACAGGCTGTGTATCCTGTACAGGGTGTGCTTG gcCAGACAGTAAAACCTGGTGATACTCTAGTAGTTGATGTTTCCTGCAAGAACGCATACCTGGTTTTTCACAGTATTGGTATAGTGAGCCATGAACACAAGATGGAAATTGAAATGAATGCCATGAGTGATCAGACATGTAATAGTTTTGCAAGTGAGGCTGAACTTTGTGATGCTTTGGCCAACCTTCAGACTACAAGTGAACCTAGAACGACCCTTCTACACTGTATGCTTGAATCTTCAGAAATAGCTCGTCTcaataacacacaatataatgacCATTTCAAATCTGCCTTAAGCAGTGTATTGTCTTCATTAATGTCAGTGGATAGTGGAACCTATTTCTCACAAACCATAGATGACAGGAGTTCAAATATGAATTTTGAAAATACTAACTGTCAAAGTTCTTCAGCTCTAACCTCCGACATGTTGTGCGTGTTGGATGTATCAGAGGGTTTTTCCATTTTGCCCTTGATTGCTGCCAAGTTGGGACCTGTTAAAGTTTTTAGTTCCTTAGAAAAAGCACAGCAGCAAGCTGCATTAAGCACTCTAGCAGAATCTAATGAAATTTCAAAAGATCGGTTGGAATTTTGGCATAATTATCTGGAGGATGACTCTACAATATTACAAAGGCCTCAGTCGGGCAAGCTATGGAGTGTTATTATTCTTGACGCTATCGAGATGTGTGGACTCATACGACAAGGCCTGGTAGAGAAAGCAGCTCTAGCTAG ATGTTTGCTTCGACCCGAGGGAAGGTTGTTTCCTCAGTGCATAACAATATATGGAATGTTCATAGAGTCTGAGACATTACTGCAAGAAAGTGCAGTCCAGGGAAAAGAACCCACGTTAGGGTTCAATATTGCACCTTTCATCAACCAGTTCAag GTACCTGTCCATGTATTCTTGCATTTATCTACATTGCCTCATGTCCGTTTAAGTGAGCCAGTGGAGCTATTAAAGCTGGATCTGATGGGTCTGGTCACTGATGATTTGTGCAGTGAAGTCAGG GTTCAAGTGCATTCCTCTGGACGGCTAACTGCAGTTCCATTTTGGTACGAAATTTACCTGGACACAGAAATCAGTCTGAGCACTTGGAGTGATACTTCTCATTGGAAGCAGGCTGCCTTTGTTCTGGATAATCCAATCCAAGTTAATTCAGGAGATGAACTTGTACTGAAAATTCGCTATCACAAGAGTAGTATCTCAATGATTGTAAACCGTGGGTAG